A part of bacterium genomic DNA contains:
- a CDS encoding DNA methyltransferase, translating to MKRYKTRESEIKSIKEQLALMQVYASKKSQSEGKTTERLQRLDLHGELREKVLPLCRLKYGEIWEDPVQRHRVGVLDATKLEDVKNGEEKAKLVVNDPPYNVPVGNANTNALFKINIEKYLEFSEKWVRNAILVMDKNAHFYIWLGADYRDNLQPLPDFIILMREFKELKPKNIITLRNQRGYGTQKNWMWVRQELLYYVKGNPEFKVEAEYTDIPKILRGYYKEVNGRITENLERGKSKYIRAGNVWVDIQQVFYRYEYMLMFLLDRKAITFKQYEKLREDYVSSNQYRNFLNMLPEYLARCGINILWI from the coding sequence ATGAAGAGGTATAAAACAAGAGAATCCGAAATAAAAAGTATTAAGGAGCAATTAGCTTTGATGCAAGTCTACGCAAGTAAAAAAAGTCAGAGTGAAGGCAAGACTACTGAAAGACTTCAACGGTTGGATCTTCACGGTGAGTTAAGAGAAAAAGTATTACCGTTATGCAGATTAAAATATGGTGAAATATGGGAAGACCCCGTTCAACGGCATAGGGTGGGCGTATTAGACGCAACAAAACTGGAAGATGTAAAAAATGGTGAGGAAAAGGCTAAATTAGTTGTAAACGACCCACCTTATAATGTGCCAGTGGGAAATGCAAATACAAATGCTCTCTTTAAGATAAATATAGAAAAATACTTAGAGTTTTCGGAGAAATGGGTGCGAAATGCAATTTTAGTGATGGATAAAAATGCTCATTTTTATATATGGTTAGGTGCAGATTACAGAGACAATCTTCAACCCCTCCCAGATTTTATTATCCTGATGAGAGAATTTAAGGAATTAAAACCAAAAAATATCATTACATTAAGAAATCAGAGAGGATATGGAACACAGAAAAACTGGATGTGGGTCAGACAGGAACTCCTTTATTATGTTAAAGGTAATCCAGAATTTAAGGTAGAAGCTGAATACACAGATATTCCCAAAATATTGAGGGGATATTATAAAGAAGTAAATGGCAGAATTACGGAAAATTTAGAACGAGGCAAATCTAAGTATATAAGAGCCGGGAATGTGTGGGTAGATATTCAGCAAGTATTTTATAGATACGAGTACATGTTAATGTTTTTACTCGATAGGAAGGCTATCACTTTCAAACAATACGAAAAATTGAGGGAAGATTATGTTTCATCTAACCAATATAGGAATTTTTTGAATATGCTCCCCGAATATTTGGCGAGATGTGGCATCAACATATTATGGATTTAG
- the fsa gene encoding fructose-6-phosphate aldolase, producing MKIFIDTANLDEIREAAELGILDGVTTNPTLLGKEIERTRRSPRDILKDICKLIHGPVSAEGLSLDTEGIVKDGRELSKIHPNICIKVPMTPEGVKAIRKLRSEGITTNTTLVFSCNQAIIAAKAGTNYISPFIGRLDDAGHSGMALVREILTMLNNYRFDTQLIVASIRHPLHVVEAAQLGAPVCTIPFNVIQLMFKHPLTDQGIKRFIEDWERAKKFTR from the coding sequence GGCATTTTGGATGGGGTCACTACAAATCCAACCCTACTCGGTAAGGAGATTGAACGTACCCGACGCTCGCCACGTGATATTTTGAAAGATATATGTAAACTTATTCATGGTCCTGTCTCAGCTGAAGGGTTAAGTCTTGATACAGAAGGTATTGTAAAAGATGGTAGAGAGCTATCAAAAATTCATCCAAATATCTGCATAAAAGTGCCGATGACACCAGAGGGGGTCAAAGCTATAAGGAAGCTACGAAGTGAAGGTATAACTACAAATACTACGCTTGTTTTCTCTTGTAATCAAGCCATTATAGCTGCAAAGGCTGGCACTAACTATATATCACCATTCATAGGCAGGCTTGATGACGCCGGTCACAGTGGGATGGCGCTTGTTCGTGAAATCCTTACAATGCTTAATAATTACAGATTTGATACCCAGTTAATAGTGGCATCAATTCGTCACCCCTTACATGTAGTAGAAGCTGCCCAACTTGGTGCTCCTGTTTGTACTATACCATTTAATGTGATACAGCTAATGTTTAAACATCCACTAACAGACCAAGGTATAAAGAGATTTATTGAAGACTGGGAGCGTGCAAAAAAGTTTACGAGATAA